The following are from one region of the Sorghum bicolor cultivar BTx623 chromosome 2, Sorghum_bicolor_NCBIv3, whole genome shotgun sequence genome:
- the LOC110432986 gene encoding putative F-box protein At2g02030 — MEHKKARAVEDPARLICDDALTEVFRRLPARALAACRLVCKSWMSVLTDPHFIHEHLSRGQQKLLLFANDRANDRSLAMVLADDKSMYQLSRPAASRSVFVHNSCNGLLCLGDSTGAVEVLNPTTGESLMLPMPMYTAGSSQFSSCNWHCLGFCPQKREHKVVHFYPGAHIDSFKVQCEIYTVGAGVWRQVGSFHGAPTDRGVHVNGMVYYLTKFRYIASSRINCLNLESEKFDVMMLPPRKSYGGHCSLTELEGKLCLLIVDGALEGPPRTMDILMLNSHDKQDWTPRYHFSLPWLMPSCYFTPKHTLFHEGKIWVQLLARSLYCFDPSSSSEELTTAWPELDFSFSTHTFIESIVPLRKDYYFKQIQ; from the coding sequence ATGGAGCACAAGAAAGCTAGAGCAGTGGAGGATCCTGCCCGGTTGATTTGCGACGATGCCCTCACTGAGGTCTTCCGCAGGCTGCCTGCCCGTGCGCTCGCGGCATGCAGATTGGTGTGCAAGTCGTGGATGTCCGTGCTCACAGATCCACATTTCATCCATGAGCACCTGAGCCGCGGCCAGCAGAAGCTGCTGCTCTTTGCGAACGACCGGGCAAATGACAGGTCGCTCGCCATGGTGCTTGCAGACGACAAGTCCATGTACCAGCTGTCGAGGCCCGCGGCGTCTCGGAGCGTCTTTGTGCACAATTCTTGCAATGGCCTGCTGTGCCTAGGCGATAGCACAGGAGCTGTGGAGGTGCTGAACCCGACGACAGGTGAATCTTTAATGTTGCCGATGCCAATGTACACGGCAGGGAGCAGCCAGTTCTCATCCTGTAATTGGCACTGCTTGGGATTTTGCCCACAAAAAAGGGAACACAAGGTTGTGCATTTCTATCCAGGAGCTCACATTGATTCTTTCAAGGTACAATGTGAGATATACACAGTTGGAGCTGGTGTCTGGAGACAAGTTGGGAGCTTTCATGGGGCTCCGACGGACAGAGGGGTGCATGTGAATGGGATGGTGTACTATCTGACAAAGTTTCGCTACATTGCTTCATCGCGTATCAACTGCTTGAATCTTGAGAGtgaaaaatttgatgtgatgatgCTTCCCCCGCGCAAATCTTATGGAGGCCATTGCTCTTTGACAGAGCTCGAGGGAAAGTTATGCTTGTTGATTGTGGATGGTGCACTGGAAGGCCCGCCTCGTACAATGGACATCCTGATGCTCAATAGCCATGATAAGCAGGACTGGACTCCCAGATACCACTTCTCCTTGCCTTGGTTGATGCCTTCATGTTATTTTACTCCGAAACACACGCTCTTCCACGAAGGAAAGATTTGGGTGCAGTTGTTGGCTAGGAGTCTATACTGTTTTGACCCAAGTTCAAGTTCAGAAGAACTAACGACAGCCTGGCCAGAGCTTGACTTTTCATTTAGCACACATACTTTCATTGAGAGCATAGTTCCACTGCGTAAAGACTACTACTTCAAGCAGATACAATGA
- the LOC8065381 gene encoding mitochondrial pyruvate carrier 1: MSTALKAFINSPVGPKTTHFWGPVANWGFVIAGLVDMNKPPEMISGNMTAAMCVYSGLFMRFAWMVQPRNYLLLACHASNESVQLYQLSRWARAQGYLEKKEPEAQQ, from the exons ATGTCTACGGCACTCAAGGCTTTCATCAACAGCCCTGTCGGCCCCAAGACCACCCATTTTTGGGGCCCCGTTGCAAACTGGGGTTTCGTCATTGCG GGTTTGGTTGACATGAACAAACCTCCTGAAATGATATCTGGCAATATGACAGCAG CCATGTGCGTGTATTCAGGCCTCTTTATGAGGTTCGCATGGATGGTACAGCCACGGAACTACTTGCTTCTGGCATGCCATGCCTCCAATGAATCAGTCCAGCTCTACCAGTTATCTCGGTGGGCCAGGGCCCAGGG GTACCTGGAGAAGAAAGAACCAGAGGCTCAGCAATGA